In the genome of Candidatus Rokuibacteriota bacterium, one region contains:
- a CDS encoding uroporphyrinogen decarboxylase family protein: protein MDQEQKSGYTPRERVVAAYKGGFADRVPAYPIAGVFAGCLDGLSIEEYCTDPVKATRAMLNFYDRYQPDIMIAFNDLAKEAEATGCHVKYSDYVVPSIDRHVLQDDKGRLARMEVPDPRRDGRIPAFLEQCAALSAARLPSALGSVNVGPCTIAMLMRNPELFCLDTIDDPPFVHDLMRFATELAKRVGDAVLETKIGLSYSDPTASCSLLGPDTYREFVKPYHTELVNYFRAKKVGTTLHICGTTHQIHADLMDAGFTAITIDLDQQADPALKVDQLDKLVTLGNQRGVVGIGNADVTIFERATRAEIEAEVRRCIDTVGRRSRFVLSTSCELPPRADPDCVQWFMDAARDYGRYERMLDR from the coding sequence ATGGATCAGGAGCAGAAGAGCGGGTACACGCCGCGGGAGCGCGTCGTCGCGGCCTACAAGGGCGGTTTCGCCGACCGCGTCCCCGCCTACCCCATCGCCGGGGTCTTCGCCGGCTGCCTCGACGGGCTCTCCATCGAGGAGTACTGCACCGATCCCGTGAAGGCCACCCGGGCGATGCTCAACTTCTACGATCGCTACCAGCCCGACATCATGATCGCCTTCAACGACCTGGCCAAGGAGGCCGAGGCCACGGGCTGCCACGTCAAGTACTCCGACTACGTGGTCCCCTCCATCGACCGTCACGTGCTCCAGGACGACAAGGGCCGGCTCGCGCGGATGGAGGTGCCCGACCCCAGGCGCGACGGCCGGATCCCGGCCTTCCTCGAGCAATGCGCGGCGCTGTCGGCGGCGAGGCTCCCGAGCGCGCTGGGCTCCGTGAACGTGGGCCCCTGCACCATCGCCATGCTCATGCGCAACCCGGAGCTGTTCTGCCTCGACACCATCGACGACCCGCCCTTCGTCCACGACCTCATGCGCTTCGCCACGGAGCTGGCCAAGCGGGTCGGGGATGCGGTGCTGGAGACAAAGATCGGGCTCTCCTACTCGGATCCGACGGCCTCCTGCTCCCTCCTCGGCCCCGACACCTACCGCGAGTTCGTCAAGCCCTACCACACGGAGCTGGTGAACTACTTCAGGGCGAAGAAGGTCGGCACCACCCTGCACATCTGCGGGACGACGCACCAGATCCACGCTGACCTGATGGACGCGGGCTTCACGGCCATCACCATCGACCTGGACCAGCAGGCCGACCCCGCGCTCAAGGTCGACCAGCTGGACAAGCTGGTGACCCTCGGCAACCAGCGCGGCGTCGTGGGCATCGGCAACGCGGACGTGACCATCTTCGAGCGCGCGACGCGCGCCGAGATCGAAGCCGAGGTGCGTCGCTGCATCGACACGGTGGGGCGGCGCTCGCGCTTCGTCCTGTCCACCTCGTGCGAGCTGCCCCCGCGCGCCGACCCCGACTGCGTGCAGTGGTTCATGGACGCTGCCCGCGACTACGGCCGCTACGAGCGGATGCTCGACCGGTGA